One Melitaea cinxia chromosome 20, ilMelCinx1.1, whole genome shotgun sequence DNA segment encodes these proteins:
- the LOC123663336 gene encoding protein nessun dorma produces the protein MMPSVFTFNRSDNEILQELLRVFSSGRGTAREQWSLQAEVLVEPVGWDALWKLSKEFCKKFEVRFPCIACVTVTSVDFEELSANVDVLSVQHEAVSLPERVLDVPLIELWPTVKQREQCVNAASTAEFIDLLRFFYHNIWMPWDDQDDKVLLPNTIEDRMNLWMELHNGTIPNCVSRSIMLLRNSAINAHEKLRELDSSLCEGHIADEDDSLLPPNYISLCAEMNARLDGLMSKWTLYENPLIREQYLAKAKSKWQKNKSKKNVVALWQGGNVSEFQNISKFLCSQLTNEQNLTVMLSPEEGLSMEPEEVVICGKEYEIPEMPLSHISFCSYNGATLKASDMRSCLLMLSDDCRIRDLTLHCALVNTIIVMRAGSLHIKNCMLIDDSKSFQSDFAQGIVAMSGANIVLEDCTFENFYSGIVVHKGAQVEFRNCLIRKCGVGIQMYSGSHVKLDGTVISECTEQSIRCEVYMDGNEKNTEMDGLQVMSNCKIGSGNLQREVLIVQQDVNIM, from the exons ATG ATGCCCTCAGTATTTACGTTCAACCGCAGTGATAATGAAATTCTGCAGGAATTGCTTAGAGTGTTCAGTTCAGGAAGAGGCACAGCGAGAGAACAATGGAGTCTGCAAGCTGAAGTTCTAGTGGAGCCCGTTGGTTGGGATGCATTGTGGAAATTGTCTAAAgaattttgtaagaaatttg AGGTAAGGTTTCCATGCATAGCATGCGTTACCGTTACATCTGTTGATTTTGAAGAGCTTTCTGCTAATGTTGATGTACTGAGTGTTCAACATGAGGCTGTGTCCTTACCTGAGAGAGTCTTGGATGTACCACTTATAGAACTCTGGCCGACAGTGAAACAGCGAGAACAGTGTGTTAACGCAGCCAGTACAGCTGAGTTCATTGATTTATTGAG ATTCTTTTACCATAACATTTGGATGCCTTGGGACGATCAAGATGATAAAGTTCTTTTACCAAATACTATAGAAGATAGGATGAATCTTTGGATGGAACTCCACAACGGGACAATACCAAACTGTGTTTCTAGGTCCATAATGTTACTCCGTAACAGTGCAATCAATGCTCACGAGAAATTGAGAGAACTTGACTCTTCTTTATGTGAAGGCCATATTGCAGATGAAGATG ATTCTCTTCTACCACCAAACTACATATCACTCTGTGCAGAGATGAATGCAAGATTGGATGGACTTATGTCTAAATGGACTTTATATGAAAATCCCCTCATTAGAGAACAGTATCTTGCTAAAGCGAAGAGTAAATGGCaaaagaataaaagtaaaaaaaat gTTGTGGCTCTCTGGCAAGGCGGCAATGTGTCAGAATTTCAAAACATTTCTAAATTCCTTTGCTCGCAATTAACAAATGAACAAAATCTGACTGTGATGTTGTCGCCTGAAGAGGGATTGTCAATGGAGCCGGAAGAAGTTGTAATATGTGGAAAAGAATATGAAATCCCAGAAATGCCTTTATCACACATATCATTTTGTAGCTATAATG gAGCAACACTTAAAGCGTCAGACATGAGATCTTGTCTgttgatgttaagtgacgactGCAGAATACGAGATTTAACATTGCATTGTGCACTTGTTAACACAATTATAGTAATGAGAGCTGGCTCTTTGCACATCAAGAACTGCATGTTAATCGATGATTCGAAGAGCTTTCAg agTGATTTCGCACAGGGAATAGTAGCGATGTCAGGGGCAAATATAGTGTTAGAGGATTGTACATTTGAAAACTTCTACTCTGGAATCGTTGTACACAAGGGAGCACAG GTTGAGTTTCGTAATTGCTTGATAAGAAAGTGTGGCGTGGGTATCCAGATGTACTCGGGCTCTCATGTCAAGTTAGACGGAACTGTCATATCTGAGTGTACAGAGCAGAGTATACGATGTGAGGTTTATATGGATGGAAATGAGAAGAATACGGA AATGGATGGCTTACAAGTGATGTCAAATTGTAAAATTGGTTCTGGCAACTTGCAGAGAGAAGTTCTTATAGTACAACAAGATGTTAACATAATGTAG
- the LOC123663715 gene encoding cytochrome P450 4C1-like — MFCISVLLPIILYWIYWRWRHHRMLKLAALVPGPPALPILGNALFFMAKSEEQLDKLARLSETYGQYVKFWLGPELNIYVKNPTDIRNLLTSNKVNLKGSVYKFMSPYIGCGILTGGPSWRLYRKVATPSYNKKCVKIYSAVFNTEADELTKILSSKDPTETFDVYFDVLNCTTRCVCQTLMGLSQEDSKSIKNLHEVITKTQSMYSLIFKTMTRWWLHIPVIYWLTGNKAKEICFVKLIDEMTADILQKRRNALQHETVPEDAQGVVDRFIIQGLPDEEIKRQMFSLFTTSQEASAKITSAVLLFLAHLPEWQDKVYKEILEVIGCQDENVSEEQLKKLQYLDMVYKEVLRYMSIAALIQRTVEEEVTINDGKITLPVGTSLVIPIHDLHRDPRYWEDPYKVKPERFLPENIKNQDPNAFIPFSLGPMDCLGRVYATTLIKTLVVKVIRRVQLEADGRLEDLKLQVAISVKFLNGYNLRARKRTINGCSQHC; from the exons ATGTTCTGTATATCGGTGTTGTTACCAATAATACTGTACTGGATTTATTGGAGATGGAGACACCACAGGATGTTAAAACTAGCAGCACTAGTACCTGGACCCCCAGCTTTACCAATTTTGGGAAATGCATTATTTTTCATGGCAAAATCGGAAG AACAACTGGATAAACTAGCAAGATTATCTGAAACTTACGGCCAATACGTAAAGTTTTGGTTAGGACCAGAATTGAATATATATGTTAAGAATCCTACAGATATAAGG aatcttCTAACAAGTAACAAGGTGAATTTGAAAGGATCGGTTTATAAATTTATGTCACCATATATAGGATGCGGTATATTAACTGGAG GACCATCATGGAGGCTTTATAGGAAAGTAGCAACTCCATCATACAATAAAAAGTGTGTAAAAATATACAGTGCTGTTTTCAATACAGAAGCGGATGAGTTAACCAAAATTTTAAGTAGCAAAGATCCGACGGAGACGTTTGATGTATACTTCGATGTACTAAATTGTACCACACGATGCGTATGCC AAACCCTGATGGGCTTGTCACAGGAAGATTCTAAAAGTATAAAGAATTTACATGAAGTCATCACTAAAACGCAAag TATGTATagcttaatatttaaaacgatGACTCGGTGGTGGCTCCACATACCTGTTATTTACTGGCTCACAGGGAATAAGGCAAAAGAAATATGTTTCGTAAAATTGATCGATGAAATGACTGCGGATATATTGCAGAAGAGGAGAAACGCATTACAGCATGAAACCGTCCCGGAAGACGCTCAGGGTGTTGTTGATAGGTTTATAATACAAGGTCTTCCTGACGAAGAAATTAAACGGCAGATGTTCAGTTTATTTACCACC AGTCAGGAAGCTTCGGCTAAAATAACCTCCGCAGTTCTACTATTTTTAGCTCACCTACCTGAATGGcag GATAAGGTCTACAAGGAAATACTAGAAGTAATCGGTTGTCAAGACGAAAATGTTAGTGAAGAACAGTTGAAAAAACTACAATATTTAGACATGGTATATAAGGAAGTGTTGCGGTATATGTCTATAGCAGCTTTAATACAACGAACCGTCGAAGAAGAGGTTACTATTAATGACG GTAAAATTACTTTACCAGTCGGTACCTCACTGGTTATTCCGATTCACGATTTACACCGCGACCCTCGGTACTGGGAGGATCCTTACAAAGTTAAACCCGAGAGATTTCTGCCTGAAAATATTAAGAATCAAGATCCCAACGCCTTCATCCCTTTCAGTTTAGGACCTATGGATTGCCTGg GTCGAGTATACGCCACCACACTGATCAAGACACTAGTTGTGAAAGTAATTCGAAGAGTACAGCTTGAAGCAGACGGACGACTCGAGGACCTGAAACTTCAAGTTGCTATATCCGTGAAGTTCCTTAACGGGTACAATTTGCGAGCCAGAAAACGAACAATCAACGGATGTTCGCAACATTGCTGA